The Zea mays cultivar B73 chromosome 7, Zm-B73-REFERENCE-NAM-5.0, whole genome shotgun sequence DNA segment tgaactaaatgatgggcaaatgtggaattaatatggtttagtctttttagccacattttgagaGACTAGGGACTAAAACAGTTTAGTCTCATTTTTAGTCCTACCGTTTGGCAATCTAGGAACTAAATGgaactaaaatggagggactaatctttagtccctcaaaccaaacggggccTTAACTACAGTAGGTACCCCATACATTTTCCTCGCTAAACAACCTTAGCTTGActgagggggtgtttggtttcaagggactaatgtttagtcccttcattttattccattttagtatataaattgtcaaatatagaaattaaaatagagttttagtttccatatttagcaattttggaactaaaatggaataaaatgtagggactaaaaattagtccctaaaaaccaaacaccccctgagCATGGAGATAAGGGGTCGACAAAAATTTCCACCTCGGCGGCTGCCAGAACCACCATAATCATGAATCAATCGGCCTTCTGCATCTCGAGAGAGCACGTGTTAGCGTCAAAAGATATAAACGGGGAAATGGACTGAAACGTAGGGTGGCAGGCTGGCAGCAGTGCGATATGAATGAGCAGTGGATAAAACTGACATTCCAACTTTGTTGATATCCTAAAATTCATTTCATACACGGCGCATGGAACGGAAGATGAATAATATATACATAATGAAAATAAGGGTTCAAAACCGTAGTTAACTTTGAAGTTCTGTCGGTTGCATGATCGACAGTGGAAGCAGGTGCATATACAAGTGGGACTTTGATAGTCAGAGGGAGAAGGATGTAGAAGTAGTGATCGCCATTCAGAAAAAACAGCAATATGCAATAAAAACAAAGAATAAGCTAGTCAGCATCACCTCCCAGCAGGCTTCACCAGCTTAAGTCAGCAGATATGCAGCTACATATCTGATGTGGGAACTCATTCACTAAAAGCTATATCCTGACAAAGCTGAGCTGAGACAGTTGATGTCAACAGAGTTCCTCGAAAGCCTTCCTCAGCCTGTAGCATATCATCCTTTTGTTCTGAAATCTCATCTGAAACACATAAACGATCACTTGAAGTTGAAACCATCAACAATCTCCTTTTTTAGAAATAATTTGCCACACCATATATTTGATTATTCACCTGCAATGTCACGGTTCTCATATATTTCAGAGTCTCTGACCCAGAGAAAATCCCCAGGAAAAATACTCTTATCAGCAAGAGTAGCAAAATCATCTTCAATCTCAACAGAGCCTTTGTGAAGCATTTGGTTCTCCTTAACAATCTGAATGTAACAAGAGCACATGTAAGCTATTTAAATATTTGGAGCAGTTGAAAGAAGCACACAAGTATAAAGAACAAGAAAGCCCATCCCATAGCTTGATGGAAAAACATAAATGTATGAAGTCCCTTTTGAAACATGAAGAAGGAAACAACTATGGTACAGATTAGTATCTGTGATCGCACAATTTTAGTGATTCCCCTTGTGCATACCCCTAAAGATTCCCATATCATCAGTTTCAACTGATAGACAGATGTAGAGCCAGAGACTTTCAAACTGATTGAGTTTCCAGAGCTTGTTCTCCGGGAACGCTTCGATGTCCGACGATCTGGTACAGTAACAGCTTTAGATGCTTCTTTAATAGACTTTGGTGCTTCTTTTCCATGGACAAAGTAAACGTGGATATCTTCATTTTGATAGTTGAGTTTTTCCACCAATGCACAGCTCTCCCTTTCGCCAATACATTCTTCACAAACCTAGCATACAAAGTTCATAGGTAGAGCTGAAATGGGGAAAATTTTAGAAGTAACTTATACTCACTAGGTGTAATCATGTAAAATCCTTTCAATGTCTGAACAATGAAGAAACTACAAGAAGCATCAGTTTTCTGAAGTAATGCAGCGCTAAAGACCAAAAAAATCACCAAAATAGCTTAATTAGCATCATGTTTCAGTGCATTAGTCTCAAGATTCTGCAGCTTATTCCCTCTCATACTCCTTGCAGGATGGGATTCAGACACCAGCTGGGTGTTGGTATCTCAATATTTGACCTATAAAGGTTACATGGTTCTGTTAAAGAGCCATGTCGACATGCCATTGTTAGCTTATGTGATACACTATAACATGGATATTGTTAGCATGCTGTATAGGCCCATGGGCCTTTAGGGTGTTCGGTTGGCCCAGGTGGGTGGTCGGCTGCAACCCTAGAGTAGTGGCGGCTGCAGCCCctctcccctttttggtagtattggATCTGATTGGCAAGGTGTCCCTAGATTAGTACTTTCCTGATTCTCTAGATTAGCACTTTCCTATTTCTGGGACATCCTTGCCTATATGTACTGAGCCTTGGGCTCCCTCAATAATCAATCCAATAATCATTTCCCAGCCATCCTCTTTCAGATATAATTCTCTCAAAAATAAAGATCTATTTTCTTCTATATATGGGCATGAATGTATAGTAGTAATGTGATTACGTTCTTACTTTtaagtagcaatacatacaaggtTGTGTATCATTTATATGATACAACTCCTATTAGGTCTTCCTAACAACATCTTATCAGGCCTCAACCATGGGAACCACTAATACTCCCTCTGTCCAAAATTGTAAAGCGTTCTAGTTGTAGCCCTCTTTCCCAATGTCCATGTTAATATGaatgatgaatctagacacatatacaaACCACATACATAGAACAATGTATGTATCTATTCAAGACCCAAAACCCATTAAAAATTACCCCTCGAAAAGTTTACCTCGGGATCAGTTCTGATATAAGGCTCTCTGGCTCCCAAATCATCGTTTGTGTCATCAAGAGACTGGCCTAGATTTCCATCCGTAATCGGCACTGCTTCAGATGATCCATGCAGTTTGTCTTGAGAACTCTTGCTAAAAGCAATTTCAGCAGATATACCTTTTCCAGGTGTAGCACTCCACTCTTCAGAGAATAATTTCCAATCATACTCTGGGATTATGGTTAACCCATCAGTCTGAAAACATAGGATGATGATTAATAATACTTTGTTTTCATCATGCATGGCAACTTGTAGTAGTAATAAAAATCCCAAATTATACAGGCAGTTAGACAATGCAAAAACAAAAAGAAAATGATAAGGTAGCTGTTCGGCAGTGCAAGAAGAGTAGAAAGCGGCAAAAGTATAATACAAGAGACAGTAACAGAgtgtaatggttaaggcttccgagtagcacctctagatcccgggttcgatccccctcgaaggcgaatttctggcttggttaaaaaaaaatCCCCTCGATGTGCCCACCGCTCCCAGGTTACTTCCTGCGCGCCACCCTCCCCGGTtaggccgttgcagagtgggcggTGACGGCCCGCTAGTGATGGGAGGCCAGGGTTCGAGGATTTTCTCGACCGGGatcatgtttcggtctcttcttaatataataccgggagggcggtctttccctcctcGGCCGAGTTTTTTTCAGTAACAGCCTCACGTTTCAGACCCAAGGGCCTATTTGGATGCTATAGCTTTCAAAAACTACAGTTTTTAAAACACCTTGCTACATCGCACAGTTTTAGAGTACCAAAATATTTTACAGCATTGTGAAATGAACAATGTGTTTCACAGTCTCGGAATTTAAGTTCACGCTTCCATATTAAAATTTTCTGTTAGGCATACTATTTCACTTCAGCCATGTTTCTTTCAAACAAATTAAATGGTAGTTATATGTGCAAGGCCTAGTTTGAGAAGTGATGGTCAAATGCTCCAAACAAACTAATGATGAAATATATATTTTATGTTCAGAAGCATAGTAAGGAAAATTTGTGAAGAAAATGGACTTACATTTGATGCTTTCTGAATGATGCTCCCACGCTTTAAAACAAGATCCAAAGGCCTTTGCAGCAATCTTGAATGCTGAAAATTACCAATCCTCATGTTAAAAAAGAAAGTGCTTTATACACCTGATAACTAAAATTGGTAAAAAGAAGTATAGTTAATCACAACCAACAGAAACACAGATATCTTATCAAGGCAAAAATTAATCCATAAACCATGTAAAATTCATATGCAAACATAGATTAAATTAttaaaaaaaactcgacctgTGGGGT contains these protein-coding regions:
- the LOC100285328 gene encoding UBP26 isoform X8, whose translation is MIWESLGIVKENQMLHKGSVEIEDDFATLADKSIFPGDFLWVRDSEIYENRDIADEISEQKDDMLQAEEGFRGTLLTSTVSAQLCQDIAFSE